The genomic segment CACGGACGTGACCGACCCCACCAAGCCCGAGAAGCTCGCCTACATTGATTCGAATGCCTCCTTCTCCCTCTCTTTCTCCGGCGACCGGATGCTCGTGTGCGACGGATCGGCGGGGCTGAGGGAGATGGACCTTTCCGATCCCGAGGCCGCCGTTCCCTCAGCCTATTTCGAGACGCCGGGCTTCTCCTACGCGGGAGCCATTCTGGACAACGGCGCCGTGGTCGTCTCGGCCCAGGAAGGCGGCCTGTGGGCCTTGAGCTCAACCAGCTGCCAAGGGGCCACCCTCTATCTTCCCTGCGACGGGGCCCACCTCTCCGCCTTCAATCCGCCGGTCTTCACCTGGAGGCCGACCGCAGGCGCCAAGTATGTGGTCAAACTCTCGGTGTCCCCGGACTTCCCGGATAACCATAAGACCTACACAGCGCACCCGGGGGGCAGCGAACTGGAAGTGAGCGGATGGATCCCGAGCGCAGCCGCCCTGGAGTGGATTCGAAAGAAAGGGCAGGGTGGGCGAACCCTGTATTGGCAGGTCGTGACCACCGTGAACAAGGTCAAGACCAAGAGCGAAGTGCGGACCTTCACGGCGGGCTAGGCGGAACGCGCTTCGTTCAATCCAGACCCAGACGGCGGCGCACGTAGGGCACGAGGCCCCCGGCGTCCACGATCCGGATCAGCTCTTGGGGGTACGGCGGGAGGCGGAAGATCCGCCCCGTGCCGGAATGGGTCAGCGTGCCGGCCGAAGGGTCGATTTCCAGGAGGTCCCCCTCGGCGCATGCGGCGACACCATCGGGGCACTCGAAGATCGGCAGACCCACGTTCAGGGCGTTTCTGAAGAAAATTCTCGCGAAGGAGACCGCCACGACGGCGCCCACCCCCGCGCCCAGGAGGGCCAGGGGGGCGGTCTCCCGGCTGCTGCCGCAACCGAAATTGCGCCCGGCGACGACCACGTCTCCCCGCCCGACGCGAGAGGAGAACTCTGGATCGAGCCCTTCCATGGCGTGGCGTCCGAGTTCGGCGACGTCCAGTGTGGCGCAGTGGCGTGCCGGGATGATGACGTCCGTGTCCACGTGGTCGCCGAATACCCGGGCCCGTCCGCTGAGGAGCGCTCGGGAATTCATGGAAGGTCCTCGGGGAGGCTGATGGTTCCCGCCACGGCGGTGGCGGCGGCCACCAGCGGGTTCGCGAGGTAGACGCGGGAACTCGTGTCGCCCATCCGGCCCCTGAAGTTCCGGTTGGTCGTGGCCAGGGCCGTCTCTCCCGAACCCAATACGCCCATGTGACCTCCGAGGCACGCCCCGCAGGTGGGCGTCGTGACGGCCGCTCCGGCCTCCACCAGGTCGGAGAGGATTCCCTCCCGGGCGGCCGCGAGGTATACGTCCTGGGTGGCGGGGGTGACGATGAGGCGAACGCCGTCGGCCACTTTTCGGCCCTTCAAGATGCGGGCGGCGTCCCGCAGGTCGGGGAGATAGCCGTTGGTGCAGGAGCCGATGAAGACCTGATCCACGACCGTCCCGCGAAGTTCGCGGGCAGGTCGGACCAGGCTCGGGAGGAAAGGGACCGCCACCAGCGGCTCAAGCTTCGAGAGTTCCACGGTAAGGGTCTGCGCGTACCGGGCGCCGGAGTCCGGCGACAGGGCGAGATCCAGTGTGCCCCCTTTTTCGGCGACCCATCGCGCGGTCACCGCATCGGGTGGGACCAAACCTGCCTTCGCGCCGGCCTCCACGGCCATGTTGCACAGCGTGAGCCGGGCTTCCATGGGCAGGGAGGCGAGGCCGTCGCCCGCGAACTCGATGGCCATGTAGCGCCCCCCGTCCACGCCGATCTCCGAAAGGACCTTTAGGATCACGTCCTTGCTCGTCACGGGTGGGCGGAGCGCGCCATCGAGCACCACGCGGACCGTCTCGGGAACGCGAAACCACAACTCTCCGAGGGCCCATACGGCCGCCAGGTCGGTGCTTCCGACGCCGGTGGCGAAAGCGCCCAGGGCTCCCGCCGTGCAGGTGTGGGAGTCGGCGCCCACGAAGATCTCCCCGGGGGAGACGAGTCCCCGCTCCGCCACGAGGGCATGGCAGATCCCCGATCGGCCCACCTCGAAATACTGCCCGACCTTCTGCTCCTGGGCGAATTCCCGCATGGCGCGGGCGAAGTTCGCGGACGCGATGTCCTTGGCCGGCACGAAGTGGTCGTTCACGAGAATCAGGGACTCGGGACGGGCGACCCGCCGGGCGCCCATCTTGCGGAAGACCTCGATGGACAGGGGCGCCGTGATGTCCGTGGCGAGGCACTTGTCGATCCGGCAGGTCAGAAGGTCCCCCGGGCTTGCATCCCGGCGGCCGGCGGCCCGGGCCAGGAGAGCTTCGGAGAGCGTGAGGGCCCTCACGGGGAATCCGCTCCGTAGAGAAGCTCCCGGACGACGGCGTCGCCGGCGGCGGAGGTGGACAGCACACCGCCGAGGTCTCGGGTGGTCCGCCCCGCGCGAAGGCAGGCTCGGACGGCTTCCCGAAGCCGGGACCCCCAGTCGGCGCACCGCAGGTGATCCAGCATGAGGGCGGCGGAGAGGAGGGCCGCCGAAGGATTGGCCGACTCCCGTCCGGCCAGGTCCGGCGCGGAGCCGTGGACGGGCTCGAACAGGGCCTTTCCCGTTTCCGGATTGAGATTGGCCGAGGGGGCGAGGCCCAGGCCTCCGGCCAGGGCGGCCCCCAGGTCCGACAAGAGGTCGCCGAAGAGGTTGTCCGTGACGATGACTTCGAACTGCGTTGGATCGAGGACCATCTGGCAGGCGAGGTTGTCCGCGAAGTAGTGCCGCGCGTCCACCTCCGGGTACTCCTCTTTCAGGGCCTTGAACAGCCGGAACCACAGGCCTGAGGTATGCCGGAGCGCATTGTGCTTGTCGGCCATGGCCAGCCTCCGGCGGGGCTTCGAGGCGGCGGCGGCGAAGGCGAAGCGGAGGATGCGCTCCACGCCCCGTCGGGTCGCCAGGCTGATGTCCGTGGCCACTTCGTCCGGGGTGCCCGTCTTGAATCCGCCCCCGGCGCCCACGTAAGGCCCCTCCGTATTCTCGCGGAGGATGAGGAATTCCACGTCCCCAAGGCCGCGGTTTCGCAGCGGCGTGTGCTCCTCGCAGAGCAGTCGAACGGGGCGCAGGTTCACGTAGAGGTCCAGGCGGAACCTAAGGCCGAGCAGGATCTCGCGGGCGTGCGCCGAATCGGGTATCCGCGGGTCCCCGAAGGCCCCCGCGAAGATGGCGTCGTACGCGGAAAGACGCTGGAACACGTCCTCGGGGAGCGCCGAGCCGGTGGTCAGGTAGGTGTCCGCCGAACTCCCGAAGACCTCCCATTCCAGGGGGATCCCCCGGGATCGGAGGGCCTCCAGGACCTTGACCACTTCCGCCGTGACCTCGGGGCCGATTCCGTCCCCGGGCAACAGGGCGATGCGGGGCATGATTCCCTCCTGCTCCCGTTCATGGTAAGTGCCGCCCCGCGACCGGTCAAGGCGCATGGGCGGTTCGGGCTCGATCCCCCCATCCCGTTGCCCGGCCCCAGCACGCCGGGAGGCGTCGGGTTTGACTTGACGCCTCGGGCCCGGTTAAAGTTAAAAATTGCGCCGTGGTCGTGGCGCCGTGCGGGGAGTCAGAATGGCACCAAAGGATGGAGCCAAGGTCGGCGTGGCCGAGGCGGACGTTTTGCCCAAGGGCACCCTCCGGGACTACTGGGAGACCATCTGCGTGGTCTTGATCTTCGTCCTCTTCGCGAGGACGTGGGTATTCCAGAACAGCAACATCCCATCCGGGTCCATGAAGAACACCTTGCTCGTGGGGGACCGCCTGATCGTGAATTCCTTCCTCTACGGTCCCTCCACCTTCGACTGGGAGCGCAAGATCCTCCCCATGAGGGACATCCGCAGGGGGGACATCGTTGTGTTCAAGTTCCCCGGAAATCCCCAGGTCCCGTTCATCAAGCGCGTGGTGGCCATGCCGGGGGACGTGATCCAGCTCGTGAACCACAAGGTCTTCCTGAACGGAAAGATGCTTGTGGAGGGGTACACCCTCTTGCCCGAACCCTACCGCGGAACCTACGAGTCCGTGCCGGAGATCCCGGAGGGGACCGAGGTCCCGGAACTCCCCGACTTCCTGAAGACTCCGGAGGCATTCCGGGTGGACTACCTCCCGGACCGGGTGCAGGTGAGCCTCAAGGGCAAGGACGGGCTCGACGCTCTTGACCGGGGTAATTTCGGGCCTTATCGTATCCCCGAAGGCCACCTTTTCATGATGGGAGACAACCGGATGAACAGCGAGGACAGCCGGTATTGGGGCGCCCTCGACGCCCGAATGGTCCTCGGCAGGGCATGGGTTGTCTGGTGGTCCTTCAAGGAAGGCGACTACGACTACCTCCGGAACTCGCCTGGAGACGTGGCCCGGCGGTTCCTCGACAAGATCGTCCACTTCTTCGGAAAAACCCGTTGGGACCGCATCTTCATGCGGCCGCGGTAAGCTTCTCCGCGCGGGGAGGGAGACCCTCATGCAGTTGAGTCAGCAGGTTCGAGAATACCTTGCCAAGAACGACGAGGAGTTTCGCCGGCTCTACGAGAAGCACCAGGAATACGAACAGGAGTTGGAGGCTCTCGCGAAGAAAGGGTTCTTGAGCCCTGAAGAAGAGGTCCGCGTGGCGGAGGTCAAAAAGAAAAAGCTGACCATGAAGGACCAGATGCTGCTGATCGCCAAGAGGCACGAGAAGAGTCTGAAGCAACTTCCGGCGTGAGGGCGGGCTTCGCCGCGCGAGCGGCGGAACAGGGGGGTAGGCAAGGTGAATCGGCTTCCCTTCGGGGACCCCTTCGTTGAGAACAAGGATCTGAACGGCCACCTTCGTGAGATCGTGGACCTTCTCATCCGCCTCGGAATCACGCTGAAGGAAACCCAAGGCGAAATCGAGCGCCTCTACATTGAACGGACCCTGGCCACATGCGACGGAAACCGCAGCAAGGCCGCGAAAAAGCTGGGGATGCACCGAAACACCCTGAATTCGAAGATCGACCAGTTCGGGGCGAACGGGGGCGCGCGCCCGTGACCGGACCCCGCCGGGGCGAGGCCGATTGGATCCGGCACATTCAGAGAACGTGGGGGCCATCCGGGGCGGAAGTGGACCTCGGGGACGACGCCTGCGTCTTGCCCCCCGCCCGATACGCGGTGACGACGGACGCCCTCGTGGAGGGCGTCGACTTCGAGCGGCGGTGGGCACCC from the Acidobacteriota bacterium genome contains:
- the leuD gene encoding 3-isopropylmalate dehydratase small subunit (catalyzes the isomerization between 2-isopropylmalate and 3-isopropylmalate in leucine biosynthesis); the protein is MNSRALLSGRARVFGDHVDTDVIIPARHCATLDVAELGRHAMEGLDPEFSSRVGRGDVVVAGRNFGCGSSRETAPLALLGAGVGAVVAVSFARIFFRNALNVGLPIFECPDGVAACAEGDLLEIDPSAGTLTHSGTGRIFRLPPYPQELIRIVDAGGLVPYVRRRLGLD
- a CDS encoding 3-isopropylmalate dehydratase large subunit — encoded protein: MRALTLSEALLARAAGRRDASPGDLLTCRIDKCLATDITAPLSIEVFRKMGARRVARPESLILVNDHFVPAKDIASANFARAMREFAQEQKVGQYFEVGRSGICHALVAERGLVSPGEIFVGADSHTCTAGALGAFATGVGSTDLAAVWALGELWFRVPETVRVVLDGALRPPVTSKDVILKVLSEIGVDGGRYMAIEFAGDGLASLPMEARLTLCNMAVEAGAKAGLVPPDAVTARWVAEKGGTLDLALSPDSGARYAQTLTVELSKLEPLVAVPFLPSLVRPARELRGTVVDQVFIGSCTNGYLPDLRDAARILKGRKVADGVRLIVTPATQDVYLAAAREGILSDLVEAGAAVTTPTCGACLGGHMGVLGSGETALATTNRNFRGRMGDTSSRVYLANPLVAAATAVAGTISLPEDLP
- a CDS encoding isocitrate/isopropylmalate family dehydrogenase, whose product is MPRIALLPGDGIGPEVTAEVVKVLEALRSRGIPLEWEVFGSSADTYLTTGSALPEDVFQRLSAYDAIFAGAFGDPRIPDSAHAREILLGLRFRLDLYVNLRPVRLLCEEHTPLRNRGLGDVEFLILRENTEGPYVGAGGGFKTGTPDEVATDISLATRRGVERILRFAFAAAASKPRRRLAMADKHNALRHTSGLWFRLFKALKEEYPEVDARHYFADNLACQMVLDPTQFEVIVTDNLFGDLLSDLGAALAGGLGLAPSANLNPETGKALFEPVHGSAPDLAGRESANPSAALLSAALMLDHLRCADWGSRLREAVRACLRAGRTTRDLGGVLSTSAAGDAVVRELLYGADSP
- the lepB gene encoding signal peptidase I — encoded protein: MAPKDGAKVGVAEADVLPKGTLRDYWETICVVLIFVLFARTWVFQNSNIPSGSMKNTLLVGDRLIVNSFLYGPSTFDWERKILPMRDIRRGDIVVFKFPGNPQVPFIKRVVAMPGDVIQLVNHKVFLNGKMLVEGYTLLPEPYRGTYESVPEIPEGTEVPELPDFLKTPEAFRVDYLPDRVQVSLKGKDGLDALDRGNFGPYRIPEGHLFMMGDNRMNSEDSRYWGALDARMVLGRAWVVWWSFKEGDYDYLRNSPGDVARRFLDKIVHFFGKTRWDRIFMRPR
- a CDS encoding YdcH family protein, encoding MQLSQQVREYLAKNDEEFRRLYEKHQEYEQELEALAKKGFLSPEEEVRVAEVKKKKLTMKDQMLLIAKRHEKSLKQLPA
- a CDS encoding helix-turn-helix domain-containing protein, producing the protein MNRLPFGDPFVENKDLNGHLREIVDLLIRLGITLKETQGEIERLYIERTLATCDGNRSKAAKKLGMHRNTLNSKIDQFGANGGARP